From bacterium, a single genomic window includes:
- a CDS encoding UDP-N-acetylmuramoyl-L-alanyl-D-glutamate--2,6-diaminopimelate ligase: MFNQVATNIHAAPAGVKLSDIISDVPVVQLSGPWDVEIAGITTDSRRVRPGWMFVATEGEHVDGHDFVQSAMEQGASCVVVQLTQYETRLQHLLTPAYSQHSGTTVVIVQDSRAAIALLADRFHDSPSKALTTIGITGTNGKTTIAYLISSVLEAAGIRSGLIGTVAYRIGKEVRPAPFTTPPAEMLHELLADMRDAGCGAVVMEVSSHALALDRIGGVRYDLSVFTNLTQDHLDFHRTMREYRDAKQQLFSRHTRGIALINADDDAGKDMGRELGRRRHSYGTHGNVRYRISDVTANTRGTWLTVTYRGEDYRISSKLIGAFNAWNLAAAFAAGVELGIEPKVVLKGLRKMTTVPGRFERLISNDGVTAIVDYSHTPDSLEKALHAARSIAHGKRVITVFGCGGDRDREKRPLMGAVASELSDRIIVTSDNPRSEDPEAIIADILTGVKNPELVKTRSGRRGAIRQALKIAEPGDIVLVAGKGHETYQIIGDTRRHFDDREIVRAYFEEARGGVRS; the protein is encoded by the coding sequence ATGTTCAACCAGGTCGCAACCAACATTCATGCCGCACCAGCCGGCGTCAAGCTGTCGGACATCATCAGTGATGTTCCCGTCGTGCAGCTGTCGGGGCCGTGGGACGTCGAAATCGCCGGGATCACCACTGACTCCCGCCGTGTGCGTCCAGGTTGGATGTTCGTCGCCACCGAGGGGGAACACGTAGACGGCCATGACTTCGTGCAATCTGCAATGGAACAGGGTGCCAGCTGTGTTGTCGTACAGCTCACGCAGTACGAAACCCGCCTTCAGCATCTGCTTACGCCTGCCTACAGCCAGCACAGCGGCACCACCGTTGTGATCGTGCAGGACAGCCGCGCGGCCATTGCGCTTCTGGCGGATCGTTTTCACGATTCCCCTTCGAAGGCGCTGACCACCATCGGTATTACCGGCACGAACGGCAAGACGACAATCGCTTACCTCATCTCCTCTGTCCTGGAAGCGGCTGGCATCCGTTCCGGTCTCATCGGCACTGTGGCGTACCGTATCGGCAAAGAAGTGCGTCCCGCGCCGTTCACAACTCCTCCCGCGGAAATGCTGCACGAACTGCTCGCCGACATGCGCGATGCTGGTTGCGGTGCGGTCGTCATGGAGGTTTCCTCGCACGCGCTGGCACTCGACCGTATCGGTGGTGTGCGTTATGATCTCTCGGTGTTCACGAATCTGACGCAGGACCATCTCGATTTCCATCGCACCATGCGCGAATATCGCGACGCGAAACAGCAGCTGTTCAGCCGCCATACCCGCGGAATCGCGCTGATCAACGCAGATGACGATGCGGGGAAAGACATGGGACGGGAACTGGGTCGCAGGCGGCACAGCTATGGGACGCATGGCAACGTGCGCTACCGCATTTCGGATGTCACCGCGAACACGCGCGGCACCTGGCTTACCGTCACCTATCGGGGTGAAGATTATCGCATCTCTTCGAAGCTGATCGGGGCGTTCAATGCCTGGAATCTTGCGGCGGCTTTCGCGGCTGGCGTGGAGCTGGGGATCGAGCCGAAGGTCGTGTTAAAAGGACTGCGGAAAATGACTACGGTCCCGGGACGGTTTGAGCGTCTGATCTCGAACGACGGGGTCACCGCCATCGTCGACTATTCGCATACACCCGATTCCCTGGAGAAAGCCCTTCATGCCGCACGCAGTATCGCGCATGGCAAGCGGGTGATCACCGTGTTTGGCTGCGGCGGTGATCGCGACCGGGAAAAGCGTCCCCTCATGGGCGCTGTCGCGTCCGAGCTCAGCGACCGCATCATTGTGACCTCCGACAATCCCCGCAGCGAGGATCCGGAAGCCATTATCGCGGATATCCTCACGGGTGTGAAGAATCCCGAACTGGTCAAAACGCGCAGTGGACGCCGGGGTGCGATTCGTCAGGCGCTGAAAATCGCGGAGCCCGGTGATATCGTGCTGGTCGCGGGCAAGGGACATGAGACATACCAGATCATTGGTGACACACGACGGCATTTCGATGATCGCGAGATTGTCCGCGCCTACTTCGAGGAAGCGCGCGGGGGAGTGCGGTCATGA